The genome window GAATTCCCAGGAATTCGGCAGGTCAATCGCTAAAACCTCGCCTGGCTTGAGACCAGCACCTACCAGCCCGTGTGCCAGACGCTCGACGAGTTCACCGTATTCGGCATAGGTAAAGCGGCGACGTGGCTCGCAGGAAGTGTCCACCAGCGCGATCTTTCTCCCGAACTGCCGGCAGGACTCGAGAATTGCGCGGTGCAGGAATATGCCCTGCGGATCGGCGTAGAGCCGCGTACGACGCATAGGTAATATTGTAATTAACTCGGCAGTGACGAATAGCGTTTCATCGCGCGAGCTTGCGCAGAAAGTCGCGCTCGTTCAAGCGATACTTGAAGGCCTTCCTGCCATTAATAAAAACTACAGGCACTTCGTCAGTGAACTGCCGCCGCAGGAGTTCGTCTGAATCAACGTCAATTTCGTGCCAATTGAAGTTAGCACGGCGCGCAAGTTTTGAAAGCGTTTCTTTCACTATCTCGCACAAGTGGCAGCCCTTGCGAGAGTACACAATCACTTCGGCCGGCATCGCGGAGAGTTTATCAGAAGGCCCGGGCAGAAGAGCATCTCTGCGCATCCCGTCAAGCTGATTTAGCCACACTACACAAAATTCCGGCAGAGCTCGAAAAACCGCATGAGCAGGGCACCCTTGTCTTGGTGGTCGCATCACACCGCATCGACCCTATAAAGAAAACGATCGTTCCCAAAAGAAAGGTGTTCGTTTATGAATCAGGTCGCAGGGCTTCTAGTGCGGGATGCTGACACCGTCTCCGGCGACGCAGGCTCATTTCAGCGCTGGGCTGCACTGATTGGCGGAGGTTCACTGGCGCTCGTCGGTCTGACGCGGCGTTCTAAATCCGGTGTTGCTATGGCTGCTGCCGGCGGACTTCTGGCCTATGTTGGCGCCACCGCGGACCGCATTCCTCGAGTGATCGTGGCCAGCAGCAGCGTCTTAGTGAACTGCTCCCCCCAAGAGGCTTATCAGTTCTGGCGGAATTTTGAGAACCTACCGCTCTTCATGCGTCACCTTGAGTCTGTAAGCGTATCCGGCGACAAGCGCACCACATGGATTGCGCTAGGCCCTCTGGGCACCCGCATTACCTGGGACGCAGAAATCGTGACTGAGCGCGCGAACGAAGTGATTGAGTGGCAAGCGCTTCCCGGGTCGCGGCTGCGAGTTGACGGCTCTGTGGAGTTTCGCAGCGCGCCCGCGAATCGTGGAACCATCATTCAAGCCATGATGCGCTTCCGCCCACCTTCCGGCGGGGTCGGGCGGGCGGTTGCGAAAATCTTCGGTAAGTATCCGAACTTTGTAATGCGCCAAGACCTGCGGCGCTTCAAAGCCCTGGTCGAAACCGGCGAAATACCCACCACGGAGGGACAGACGCACGGCCCGCGTTCGTTAAAGATAGCGGTGCTCCGTCTCGCCGATCCCGATCGGCCACTGCGGCCGGAATCTCGAATCACCGAAGTGTTAAACGCGTTGCGGAGGATAGCATGAAAGCAGTCTGTTGGATGGGTACAGAAAAAGTCACCGTCGAGAACGTGCCGGATCCGAAGATTCTGAATCCGCGGGATGCGATCGTGCGCATCACCAGCACCTGCATCTGTGGTTCCGACCTTCATCTCTATAACGGGCTCATTCCCACCATGGAGCAGGGTGACATCCTCGGCCACGAGTTTATGGGTGAGGTGGTAGAAGTCGGCGGGGCGATTGACCGCGAGAAGCTCAAAGTGGGAGACCGTGTAGTCGTCCCATTCACGATTGCGTGCGGTCGCTGCTTTTT of Terriglobales bacterium contains these proteins:
- a CDS encoding glutaredoxin family protein, whose protein sequence is MRRDALLPGPSDKLSAMPAEVIVYSRKGCHLCEIVKETLSKLARRANFNWHEIDVDSDELLRRQFTDEVPVVFINGRKAFKYRLNERDFLRKLAR
- a CDS encoding SRPBCC family protein; this encodes MNQVAGLLVRDADTVSGDAGSFQRWAALIGGGSLALVGLTRRSKSGVAMAAAGGLLAYVGATADRIPRVIVASSSVLVNCSPQEAYQFWRNFENLPLFMRHLESVSVSGDKRTTWIALGPLGTRITWDAEIVTERANEVIEWQALPGSRLRVDGSVEFRSAPANRGTIIQAMMRFRPPSGGVGRAVAKIFGKYPNFVMRQDLRRFKALVETGEIPTTEGQTHGPRSLKIAVLRLADPDRPLRPESRITEVLNALRRIA